agaaggaaacaaagaagaatttcaaatagTGAAAAGTGCTCTGCAATAAATGAAAAGTCATGAGGGAATGCTACTCTGAGATGCTGTCTGAAGTGAGAACTGAGTGATGAGGACAGGCTGGATGTGGGGAGAACATCTGGAGCAGAGGGAGTAGCAGATGTAAAGGCCCTGAGGAGTAGGAGCCTCAGGAACAAGGTGGTGCACATAAAGTGCTGTGAATGGGACTTTGCACTtgctaagtgctcaataaatgttggataGTATTAAGAGTAAGGTTAGATCAAAGGGATAACCTGTCATTAACTACACAGCAGTAGGTGACCAGTTTTGTCTCATGAATGGACAAAAATTGGCTTCATAGAATAAGCACATAATTGTACAGGGTGTGAATAGAGTTGTGCAGTACATTTTTCTTTACCAGTGTAGTgagttacattgattgatttgctttgCATTCCTGGTGTAAACTTCACTTGGTTGTGATGTATTATCCTATTTATGTAtagctggattcagtttgctaatattttgttgagaatattgCAACAAGATATTAGCAATTTGGTCTGAGATATTggtctcttgttttcttttaatgtctttgtttttggaATCAGTGTAATGTTGGCTTCATAAAAATGAATCGGGAAGTGTTCTCTCCTTTCTACGTAGTGGAAGATTTTGTGTAGGATTggtattctttttcctttaagtgTTTGGTACAGTTCTTCAGTGAAGCTGTCAggcctagagttttctttgttggaagacttttttttttttttattttaaaacatttttattataaaagtaatacaaatagagaaaaactaaaatattgcAGAAAGACAAAGTCATCCATTTCCTGCCCTGCCATCCTATTATAACCAGTTAGTAAtttattttgtcatctttttaTTATATACTTGGTGTGTTATTTATAGCCATAGTCATACACATTCATATActtttgtatcttgctttttgttactaaatattttctcatgtttttcagtatattcattactaatttttaatGGGTACATAACACACCATTCATTAGCTATATATGTTCATCGACTATTTCCCCAGACCAgtggttggcaaactatggccctgTATTTGCaaataagttttattggaatacagccacatCCATTCATTTAGATACTGTTTATGGTTATTTTTGTCCTACAAACAGCAGAGCTGAGAAGTTGTGAGAAAGCCTATATGACCTGAAAAGcccaaaatatttcctttctgacCCTTTCCAGAAAAATTTTGCTGACCCTTGCCTTAAACTTTTAAGTCATTTATAATTTGGATTATTATATGCCCCAAAATGTCACTTGAAACATCTTTgtgcatataattgtttatactTTAGGCAACTTAATTAGGAGGTATTAACAAAAGTGGAAAAACTGGGTTTACTTAAGAAAGATGTTTTTAAGGTTAACACTGTCCCCTACTATCTCTCTTGTAATATTCTAGCTATGATACAGTACAGGTGGTGGTaataagaatggaaaaaaaagaccCAGTACTCTTGTAGGTAGCAATTCTCTGGTCCCTATTAATCTAGACATGTAATTTTACACTCTGGATGagcatatttttagttttgatttaaAGTCAACCAAAGAGGGAAGTAACAGTAATTGCAACATGAAAAAACCGATTGAAAGAATACTTTCTATTGGGGATGAAAAAGCAGACTAAAGTAAACTCTCCAGGTGTCAAGGTGTACCTGAAATGCCATTCCAGGCTGGCTGTAGTGACCAAGAGGCACTGAGAGGGTTGAGTAAGGGAAAGAGGTGGCAGTCTCAACAATGTTCTACCCTTCTGAACAAACCCTAGGCATAAACTTGTATACAACTATAATTAAACTGTCTCCagatgagaaagttctagagCAACTACcctatatttttgaataaaataaattcttctatctgggaaagttttattcttcaaaaagaaaacttaTGGAATGGGACCAGCTAAGTCAACCCTGACTATCTCTGAGATAAAAGATGAATCAGGCTGATGGGTCTCAATCCAATCTTGTGTGAATAAAGCAAGCATCGGGAAGTATAGGTGTCATCTTCTAAGGGAAATATTCTGAGGATCTGGCAGCATAAATCCATCAGTAAGTTTGTAATAGACTATTGTGGAGTCAGACTCCACTAAGGCCAAAGTAAAAGACATCGGCAAATCTGGATCACCTTGCAATTTTCGAGATGCCTTCAAGATCTTCCTTATCCTGTTATGGCTGAGGGAAGCACTGATGGGTGTAGGTACCACAGTCTGTAACCCTTCTTCTGTCTCAGTACCAAGAAGGCAGATGAGCTGGAGATCTGGTAATCCCACACAGTTTACTTCATGCCAACTTTTACTCTCCATGAGGTCCAGGTAAACCAAGAATGCTATATAAACTTGGGTGGCATCTCCTATatctaattccatcatttctaAATACTTAGGGTGCGTGCCCATCCAGGCGTCCTCGGGGGCCCATGAGGGGGCGCCGCCGCCGCGGTCGCCGCTCGGGCGTACATCGCTGCAGCCCACGGTCGGCTGGGACTCGCTGCTCTCCTCCATGCCCTGCCGTGCGGTGCGCCCGTGGTGCACTGCGCTGCGCTCTCCGCGCCCGGCCACTGTTGGAAGACTTAACTAtgaattcagtttcttcatttctctaggaCTGCTCAAGTTTCTTTTTGACTTTGATAAGTAGATTGCATCTTCCAAGCAATTTgcctatttcatctaagttgtcaaatttgtgGCTAAAATGTTGTTTCtgatattcccttattatcctttaaaaattattttatttatgataaaagtacatacataaaatttaccattctaaccatttttaagtgtacagtctagtggcattaagtgcatttcacaatgttgtacaaccccTTACTAGCCTATTAATGTCTATGGCATCTGTAATGATGTCCCCTCCTTTATTCTTGATACTGGTAattgtgtcttctctttctttcctgataAGTCCTGCTAGAGGTGtataaattttattgatcttctcaaagagttagcttttagtttcattgatttttctctattatattttggttttcaatttcattgatttctgctcatAATTCTGTCTTTCTGTATGCTTGCTTAGGGTTTCGTTTGCTCGTCTTTTTCTAGTGTTTTAAAGTTTGTAGTCTTTATTGTCACTTGAGACCTTTTCTCGTCCTGtataagcatttaatgctataaatttctttctaagcATTGCCTTATTTGCAGCCCACAAATTTTGCTTGGTTGTActactttttattctatttaacatatattctaatttcccttgtgactcCCTCTTTGACCCAggtattatttagaagtatgttgtttaattttcaagtacagttgacccttgaacaatgtgggtgTTTGCAGTGCTGATccccatgcagttgaaaatccgaGTATAACTCTATAGTTGGCCCTTCATATCCGTGGTtctgcatccgtggattcaaccaaccgtggattgTGTAGTGCCGTGGTATgtacttactgaaaaaaaatcatataagtgGACCCTTGACATTcagacctgtgttgttcaagggtcagctgtatttgGAGGATTTTCCATCcatctttctgttgttgatttctactttaattttgtTGTAATCAGGGAAtgtactttgtatgattttaatttctttagatttatagaggtgtgttttatggcccagaatatggtctatcttggggAATGTTCCTtatccatttgaaaaaaaatgtgtaattttttgttgttgggtggagtatACTATAAATGTCAATCAGGTCAAATTGACTGATATTGtttttcaagtcttctatatTCTTACTGATTGATATGACAACGTATTACAGCATGGGtggctggcttaaacaacagaagtttatcttctcacaggtcaggaggctggaagtccaagagcaAAGCATTGGCAAGTTTGGTTTTtcctgaggcctttctccttggcttgtagatggccgtcttctccctgtgtgttcacatggcctttcctctgtatGTGTGCATCCCTGGTGCCACTTCCTTCTCCAATAAGAACAGATTGTATTAGGGCCCCACTtttgtgacctcatttaaccttaaactacctctttaaagaccctatctccaaatacagtcgaattgggggttagggcttcaacatatgaatctggagGAGGGCGGGGGACATTTCAGTCCATgacactgattttctgtctacttgtgtTATTGATTACTGAGAGAGGAGTGCTGAAGATTCCTACTATATTTGTGGATTTATCTGTTTCTataagtttttgcttcatgtattttgaagtctTAGCTCTCATATTCTGTGATCCACTATGTGCCCACCTCCACAGTTGAAGAATGGTGTAATGAACACCATATACCTACCACCTAGATTCTGCaattaacattttacatatttgctttattaaatATCCGTTCTCTGTTTCATCAATTCGTCTTATTTTTTGGTGGATTTCAAAGTAAGTTGTAGTCACTTTATCTCTAAACACTTAAGCATACATGTTGTTAACTAGaatttaataatcatttaaagttctttttttgtttgttttgcggTAGACTTCGTATGGTGAAATGTACAGATCTTGAGTTAATCGGTAAATCCTGCTGTCCATAGTAATACTGTATACTTGTCCTGTGATGTGGGACTTCTTGGACCATTGCATATTATCTGTTACTTTCCTCATAGGTTTCTGGGATCTGATTTTTGTTCATCTTAAGAGGAGGACTTAATGGTAGTGTTATCTGAGTTAAGTAAT
This portion of the Balaenoptera musculus isolate JJ_BM4_2016_0621 chromosome 18, mBalMus1.pri.v3, whole genome shotgun sequence genome encodes:
- the LOC118884146 gene encoding tRNA-splicing endonuclease subunit Sen15-like, which encodes MEESSESQPTVGCSDVRPSGDRGGGAPSWAPEDAWMGTHPKYLEMMELDIGDATQVYIAFLVYLDLMESKSWHEVNCVGLPDLQLICLLGTETEEGLQTVVPTPISASLSHNRIRKILKASRKLQGDPDLPMSFTLALVESDSTIVYYKLTDGFMLPDPQNISLRR